A window of the uncultured Cohaesibacter sp. genome harbors these coding sequences:
- the ubiE gene encoding bifunctional demethylmenaquinone methyltransferase/2-methoxy-6-polyprenyl-1,4-benzoquinol methylase UbiE: MSAQNRQRTENVTEMATSFGFEQVGEGEKQPMVNKVFHQVADRYDIMNDLMSGGMHRIWKDAFVAWLNPPQKQRGTEPFKLLDVAGGTGDISFRVIERSKKTAHSTVFDINGSMLAVGKDRAKANGLIKHLEFVEGNAEELPFEDKSFDAYTIAYGIRNVPRIDKALSEAYRVLKRGGRFMCLEFSNVEMPVLDKVYDAFSFNAIPRIGDFVTGDAESYEYLVESIRKFPNQARFKAMIEKAGFEQVTYRNLSGGITAMHSGWKL, encoded by the coding sequence ATGTCGGCACAGAACAGACAGCGCACGGAAAATGTGACGGAAATGGCCACCTCCTTCGGCTTTGAACAGGTCGGAGAAGGCGAAAAGCAGCCTATGGTCAACAAGGTCTTCCATCAGGTGGCGGACCGCTATGACATCATGAACGATCTGATGAGCGGCGGCATGCACCGGATCTGGAAGGACGCTTTCGTTGCCTGGCTCAACCCGCCACAGAAGCAGCGCGGCACCGAGCCCTTCAAGCTGCTTGATGTGGCTGGCGGCACGGGCGACATTTCCTTCCGCGTCATCGAGCGCTCGAAAAAGACCGCCCACTCCACCGTCTTTGACATCAACGGCTCGATGCTGGCCGTTGGCAAGGATCGCGCAAAGGCAAATGGCCTTATCAAGCATCTCGAATTTGTCGAGGGCAATGCCGAGGAACTGCCTTTCGAGGACAAGAGCTTCGATGCCTACACAATCGCTTACGGCATCCGCAACGTGCCGCGCATCGACAAGGCGCTGAGCGAAGCTTATCGTGTCTTGAAACGCGGCGGCCGCTTCATGTGCCTCGAATTTTCCAATGTCGAAATGCCGGTGCTCGACAAGGTCTATGACGCCTTTTCCTTCAATGCCATCCCGCGCATCGGGGACTTCGTCACCGGTGATGCGGAAAGCTACGAATATCTGGTCGAATCCATTCGCAAATTCCCCAATCAGGCCCGTTTCAAGGCGATGATCGAAAAGGCCGGCTTCGAACAGGTCACCTATCGCAACCTGTCAGGCGGCATCACCGCCATGCATTCGGGCTGGAAGCTGTAA